The following are from one region of the Halomonas qaidamensis genome:
- the metX gene encoding homoserine O-succinyltransferase MetX, whose product MPDSDTLAFADRPTDSVGLVTPHVAKFDTPLPLACGKVLPEYELIYETYGTLNAARSNAVLICHALSGHHHAAGYHGAEDRKPGWWDAHIGPGKSIDTNRFFVVSLNNLGGCHGSTGPVSHNPETGRQWGPDFPMVTVSDWVASQARLADRLGIERWAAAVGGSLGGMQVLQWTMTYPERVANAVVIAATPRLSAQNIAFNEVARQAIRSDPEFFDGWYAEHDTVPKRGLKLARMVGHITYLSEDAMGSKFGRDLRSNDLNFGFDVEFQVESYLRYQGDTFSTAFDANTYLLMTKALDYFDPAATQAGDLANALAPAQCPFLVVSFTTDWRFPPSRSRELVDALTRAGKPVSYANIDSPHGHDAFLLPEPRYHALFSAFMSRVARELNIVETAGEERV is encoded by the coding sequence ATGCCTGATTCAGACACTCTCGCTTTTGCAGACCGGCCGACGGACTCCGTCGGTCTCGTCACACCCCATGTAGCGAAATTTGATACGCCGCTTCCGCTTGCCTGTGGCAAAGTGCTGCCTGAGTACGAACTTATCTACGAAACCTACGGCACACTTAACGCAGCGCGCAGTAACGCTGTATTGATTTGCCATGCGTTATCAGGGCACCACCATGCAGCGGGTTACCATGGAGCCGAAGACCGCAAGCCAGGCTGGTGGGATGCCCATATCGGCCCCGGAAAATCGATCGATACCAATCGTTTCTTTGTTGTGTCGTTAAACAACCTGGGGGGCTGCCATGGCAGCACAGGTCCCGTTAGCCACAACCCTGAAACAGGGCGCCAGTGGGGACCAGATTTCCCTATGGTCACCGTCAGTGACTGGGTAGCCAGCCAAGCTCGCTTAGCCGACCGTTTGGGTATTGAGCGCTGGGCTGCAGCAGTGGGCGGTAGCCTGGGGGGCATGCAGGTGCTTCAGTGGACAATGACTTATCCTGAGCGTGTGGCCAATGCAGTAGTGATTGCCGCCACCCCCCGGCTTTCCGCGCAAAATATTGCCTTTAATGAAGTGGCTCGTCAGGCAATTCGTTCTGACCCAGAGTTCTTCGACGGTTGGTATGCAGAGCACGACACGGTTCCCAAACGCGGCTTGAAACTAGCCCGTATGGTGGGCCACATTACCTATCTCTCTGAAGATGCCATGGGCAGTAAATTTGGCCGAGACTTACGCAGCAACGATCTAAACTTTGGGTTTGATGTCGAGTTTCAGGTGGAGTCGTACTTACGCTATCAGGGCGATACGTTCTCTACCGCCTTTGACGCAAACACCTATCTGTTGATGACGAAAGCCCTTGACTACTTTGACCCCGCAGCTACTCAGGCAGGCGACTTAGCCAACGCGCTAGCACCGGCGCAGTGTCCCTTTCTGGTGGTTAGCTTCACCACTGACTGGCGTTTCCCGCCTTCTCGCTCTCGAGAACTCGTCGATGCACTTACCCGCGCAGGCAAGCCCGTTAGCTATGCCAATATTGACTCACCTCACGGACATGATGCGTTCTTACTACCCGAACCGCGCTACCACGCCCTGTTCAGCGCTTTTATGAGTCGCGTAGCCCGAGAGCTGAATATCGTCGAAACAGCTGGGGAGGAGAGAGTGT
- a CDS encoding YggT family protein, whose amino-acid sequence MGSQVGSAGLMLVNSLINIYLFLLMLRFLLQASRADYYNPLSQSVVKITQPVVGLFQGFLGPVAGRFDLATLAAGFVLKVVSMVAIFMVIGVGMPPIPGLLIAGIAALANAILKIYFFAMIVMIILSWVAPNASHPGALLVMQLVEPIMAPVRKVIPPLGMIDLSPIVVFIAINLVDGLVVGALIRAAGISGALVGL is encoded by the coding sequence ATGGGTAGTCAAGTGGGCAGTGCCGGGTTAATGCTCGTTAACTCGTTAATTAATATTTACTTATTCTTACTGATGCTGCGCTTTTTGCTGCAGGCATCGCGGGCCGATTATTACAACCCGCTTAGCCAATCAGTGGTTAAAATCACCCAGCCTGTCGTGGGGCTGTTTCAAGGCTTCTTGGGTCCTGTGGCTGGTCGCTTTGACCTTGCCACGCTAGCCGCTGGCTTTGTGCTGAAAGTGGTTAGTATGGTGGCCATTTTTATGGTGATTGGCGTTGGTATGCCGCCTATTCCTGGCTTGCTGATCGCGGGCATTGCTGCGCTAGCCAATGCCATATTAAAGATCTATTTCTTTGCCATGATTGTGATGATCATTTTGAGCTGGGTAGCGCCGAATGCTAGTCACCCAGGTGCACTGTTGGTGATGCAGTTAGTCGAACCCATTATGGCACCTGTTCGGAAAGTTATTCCGCCATTGGGCATGATCGACTTATCACCCATCGTGGTGTTTATTGCGATTAACTTAGTGGATGGCTTAGTGGTGGGGGCATTGATACGCGCTGCCGGCATCTCTGGCGCGTTGGTTGGACTTTAA
- the proC gene encoding pyrroline-5-carboxylate reductase: protein MASKITFIGAGNMASAIIGGLIDSGVSPSDITATAPSESELAPLKARLGINTNTDNNAAIANADVVVLAVKPQIMRGVCEAMRDSVQQQAPLIISIAAGLDAATIDQWLGGQNALVRCMPNTPSLVGIGASGLYANSAVSEEQRALATQLMEAVGIVEWVEEERLLDAVTAVSGSAPAYFFLMFEAMEEAAVKLGLPAATARRLAIQTALGAATMAQRSDKDPATLKQNVMSPGGTTERAIQHMEDAQLRATIADAMQACAQRADAMSKELSAN from the coding sequence ATGGCGAGCAAGATTACCTTCATTGGCGCAGGCAACATGGCCAGCGCCATTATCGGCGGCCTCATCGATAGTGGTGTGTCTCCTAGCGACATCACGGCCACCGCCCCTAGCGAAAGTGAGTTAGCGCCCCTTAAAGCGCGTTTAGGAATTAACACTAATACCGATAACAACGCAGCCATTGCAAACGCTGACGTGGTAGTACTTGCGGTAAAACCACAGATTATGCGCGGTGTATGTGAAGCAATGCGCGATAGTGTGCAACAACAAGCGCCACTGATTATTTCCATTGCCGCAGGTTTAGATGCAGCCACCATTGATCAGTGGCTAGGCGGCCAGAACGCGCTGGTTCGCTGCATGCCCAACACCCCCTCATTAGTCGGCATCGGTGCTAGCGGCTTATATGCTAATAGCGCGGTGAGTGAGGAACAGCGCGCGCTAGCAACACAGCTTATGGAAGCCGTTGGCATTGTTGAGTGGGTGGAAGAAGAGCGCCTGCTTGACGCCGTTACGGCCGTTTCAGGCAGCGCGCCGGCTTATTTCTTTTTAATGTTTGAGGCGATGGAAGAAGCCGCTGTCAAACTTGGCCTGCCTGCTGCCACGGCGCGACGTCTAGCTATTCAAACGGCGCTAGGCGCCGCTACCATGGCCCAGCGCAGCGATAAAGACCCAGCCACACTTAAACAAAATGTTATGTCGCCCGGTGGCACAACAGAACGAGCAATTCAGCATATGGAAGATGCACAGCTACGCGCTACCATCGCCGACGCTATGCAAGCCTGTGCCCAGCGCGCAGACGCCATGTCCAAGGAACTGAGCGCCAACTAA
- a CDS encoding YggS family pyridoxal phosphate-dependent enzyme → MTDNALPTSLDQARERLNNALKMAERPLNSATLLAVSKTKPAAMIRQAWQHGQREFGENYLQEALEKQAELADLEAIVWHFIGPLQSNKTRAVAENFAWVHSVDRLKIAKRLSEQRPEHLPPLNICLQVNISREDSKSGVMPDEVMSLANEVATLPHIKLRGLMAIPAPANSLEEQRVPLAALRQLLKDLQAALPNAPLDTLSMGMSDDLEAAVLEGATLVRLGTAIFGARSTQRIAQ, encoded by the coding sequence ATGACAGACAATGCGCTTCCCACGTCACTCGACCAGGCACGCGAACGCCTGAATAACGCATTAAAAATGGCTGAACGCCCCCTCAATAGTGCAACGCTGCTAGCCGTTAGTAAAACAAAGCCCGCCGCCATGATTCGCCAAGCCTGGCAGCATGGGCAACGTGAATTCGGCGAAAACTATTTACAAGAAGCACTTGAAAAACAAGCTGAGCTGGCTGATTTAGAGGCTATTGTGTGGCATTTTATTGGTCCACTACAGTCCAACAAAACACGCGCAGTGGCAGAGAACTTCGCCTGGGTGCATAGCGTTGACCGCTTAAAAATCGCCAAACGGCTTAGTGAACAACGCCCGGAGCATTTACCTCCGCTCAATATTTGCTTGCAAGTCAATATTAGCCGTGAGGACTCGAAATCGGGTGTAATGCCTGATGAAGTCATGTCTCTTGCAAACGAAGTAGCCACCCTGCCACATATTAAACTGCGTGGGCTCATGGCAATTCCTGCTCCAGCCAACAGCCTTGAAGAGCAGCGGGTACCACTTGCAGCATTGCGCCAACTTTTGAAAGACCTTCAGGCAGCACTACCTAACGCCCCCTTGGATACGCTATCAATGGGGATGAGCGACGACCTAGAAGCCGCTGTTTTAGAAGGCGCAACGCTGGTACGTTTGGGAACCGCGATCTTTGGCGCACGTAGCACACAGCGTATTGCTCAGTAG
- a CDS encoding type IV pilus twitching motility protein PilT, translated as MDITELLAFSAKQNASDLHLSAGLPPMIRVDGDIRRLNVPAMDNSDVCRLIFDIMNEQQRRDYEEHLEADFSFEVSGVARFRVNAFHQARGAGAVFRTIPNDVLSIRTLGMGDVFERLAMLPRGLVLVTGPTGSGKSTTLAAMIDYINDHRFEHILTIEDPVEFVHTSKRCLINQREVHRDTRSFTAALRGALREDPDVILVGELRDLETIRLALTAAETGHLVFGTLHTTSAAKTIDRIVDVFPGEEKSMVRSMLSESLQAVISQTLLKRQGGGRIAAHEILIATAAVRNLIREDKVAQIYSAIQTGGNLGMQTLNASLAKLVKEGVVSMEDAQAQAKGTLALSDD; from the coding sequence ATGGATATTACCGAACTGCTAGCATTCTCGGCAAAGCAGAATGCATCTGACCTGCACCTTTCTGCCGGTCTTCCTCCTATGATACGTGTTGATGGCGATATTCGTCGGCTTAATGTACCCGCGATGGACAATAGTGACGTTTGCCGCCTGATTTTTGACATTATGAATGAGCAGCAGCGTCGAGACTATGAAGAGCATTTAGAAGCCGATTTTTCATTTGAAGTATCCGGGGTTGCTCGGTTCCGTGTTAATGCATTTCATCAAGCTAGGGGGGCTGGCGCGGTGTTTCGTACTATTCCTAATGACGTGCTTTCAATACGCACTTTGGGAATGGGAGACGTGTTCGAGCGACTGGCCATGCTGCCAAGGGGGTTAGTGTTGGTGACTGGGCCGACGGGCTCAGGCAAAAGCACCACACTGGCGGCCATGATTGATTATATTAACGACCACCGGTTTGAGCATATTTTAACCATCGAAGACCCTGTCGAGTTTGTGCATACCAGCAAGCGCTGTTTAATCAATCAGCGTGAAGTGCATCGGGATACGCGCAGCTTCACTGCTGCATTGCGCGGTGCGTTGCGTGAAGATCCGGATGTTATTTTGGTTGGCGAACTAAGGGATCTAGAAACTATTCGTCTGGCGCTGACGGCTGCTGAAACCGGCCACTTGGTGTTTGGTACGCTGCATACAACATCTGCGGCGAAAACGATTGACCGCATTGTCGATGTGTTTCCCGGCGAAGAGAAATCGATGGTGCGCTCAATGTTGTCTGAGTCGCTGCAGGCGGTAATCTCCCAGACATTATTAAAACGCCAGGGTGGCGGGCGTATCGCTGCGCATGAAATATTAATTGCCACTGCTGCAGTACGAAACTTAATCCGTGAAGATAAAGTGGCTCAAATTTACTCTGCTATTCAGACCGGAGGCAATCTTGGCATGCAAACGTTAAATGCATCGCTTGCGAAGCTTGTTAAAGAGGGTGTGGTGAGTATGGAAGATGCGCAAGCGCAGGCCAAAGGCACACTCGCGTTAAGCGATGACTAA
- a CDS encoding anhydro-N-acetylmuramic acid kinase has protein sequence MKMPPTALPSYYIGLMSGTSLDGVDAALVAIGPDSPPVLIATHAAPMPPPLHHLLLTLCHAERVSFAELAQAESAFCRLQADAVKALLDREGITAEHIHAIGSHGQTIEHAPSGHHGGPAYTLQLDNPSLLAELTGCTVVADFRRRDLAAGGQAAPLAPAFHQALFGRQEGEQLVLNLGGFANLTWLPSDIHISVIGFDTGPANVLLDTWFAKHHNGRFDHDGAWAASGQVDQALLNRLLSEPFFQQLPPRSTGRELFHLAWLEKQLTGHEMANDVQATLAELTAISVTQGIQQLPLSHNDITLMACGGGAHNTYLMARLATQLPNAVFKSSADFGWPEDWIEAGAFAWLAHQRLHGLPGNLPSVTGANGPRVLGGIYAS, from the coding sequence ATGAAAATGCCCCCCACTGCACTGCCGTCGTACTATATTGGCTTAATGTCGGGCACTAGCCTGGATGGTGTCGATGCCGCACTGGTTGCGATAGGGCCTGATTCACCTCCTGTGCTTATTGCTACACATGCGGCACCAATGCCACCGCCGCTCCATCACCTATTATTAACCCTGTGCCATGCTGAGCGGGTGAGCTTTGCAGAGCTTGCACAAGCTGAAAGCGCATTTTGCAGGCTACAAGCTGACGCCGTAAAAGCACTGTTGGACCGAGAGGGCATCACCGCTGAACACATTCACGCCATCGGTAGCCACGGTCAGACTATCGAACATGCTCCAAGTGGCCATCATGGTGGCCCCGCCTATACGCTGCAGCTTGATAACCCTAGCCTGCTGGCCGAGTTAACCGGCTGCACCGTGGTGGCTGACTTTCGCCGACGAGACTTAGCCGCAGGCGGACAAGCCGCACCGTTAGCACCAGCCTTCCATCAAGCTCTGTTTGGTCGCCAAGAAGGTGAGCAGCTTGTTTTAAACCTAGGGGGCTTTGCCAATCTGACGTGGCTACCCAGCGACATCCACATTTCTGTGATTGGTTTTGATACAGGGCCTGCCAATGTGCTGCTGGATACCTGGTTTGCAAAGCATCACAACGGACGTTTTGATCACGATGGCGCATGGGCGGCTAGCGGACAGGTTGACCAAGCGCTATTAAATCGCCTGCTTAGCGAGCCATTTTTTCAACAATTGCCACCGCGCAGTACCGGGAGGGAGCTTTTCCACTTGGCGTGGCTAGAAAAACAGTTAACGGGCCATGAAATGGCTAACGACGTACAAGCAACGTTGGCAGAGCTAACCGCGATAAGCGTTACCCAGGGAATCCAGCAACTGCCGTTAAGCCACAATGACATCACATTAATGGCTTGCGGCGGCGGTGCTCACAACACGTATTTAATGGCAAGACTTGCAACTCAGCTGCCTAACGCGGTGTTTAAGTCTTCTGCCGACTTTGGATGGCCCGAAGACTGGATCGAGGCAGGTGCTTTTGCCTGGCTAGCCCATCAACGTTTACACGGCCTGCCCGGCAATTTACCTTCCGTCACCGGCGCCAACGGTCCGCGGGTTTTGGGTGGCATTTACGCCTCTTAA
- the tyrS gene encoding tyrosine--tRNA ligase gives MSEVDQALALLSRGTHEILVEDELKKKLASGRKLRIKAGFDPTAPDLHLGHSVLLTKMRQFQDLGHTVIFLIGDFTGRIGDPTGKNVTRKPLTEADVKANAETYKEQVFKILDPEKTEVRFNAEWFGELSAAKMIELAAQSTVARMLERDDFEKRYKANQSIAIHEFLYPLVQGYDSVALEADVELGGTDQKFNLLMGREIQKHFGQEPQVVITMPLLEGLDGVQKMSKSLGNYVGVDEAPGSMFNKLVSMPDSLMWRYFELLSLKSNEEIETLKQGVEQGANPRDVKMELARELIARYHGEEAAANAHKSAGNQLAEGELPEDLPEVEVDFEGNEQAPIAAVLNRSGLTKNSAQAKDMLKNGSVKVDGDVVAQDTMLATGSAYVIQAGKKRYARVTLT, from the coding sequence ATGAGTGAGGTGGATCAGGCGTTAGCGCTACTGTCGCGAGGTACGCATGAAATCCTGGTAGAGGATGAGCTAAAGAAAAAGCTGGCGTCTGGCCGTAAGCTACGTATTAAAGCAGGGTTTGATCCGACAGCCCCTGATTTGCACCTGGGCCACAGTGTACTACTGACAAAAATGCGTCAGTTCCAGGATCTCGGCCACACGGTTATTTTTCTGATCGGCGATTTCACCGGACGTATAGGTGACCCCACGGGAAAGAACGTCACGCGCAAACCGCTCACCGAAGCTGATGTAAAGGCTAATGCCGAGACCTATAAAGAGCAGGTATTTAAAATCCTTGATCCCGAAAAGACTGAGGTGCGCTTTAACGCTGAATGGTTTGGTGAGCTAAGCGCCGCCAAAATGATTGAGCTAGCGGCGCAAAGCACGGTGGCACGGATGTTGGAACGTGATGACTTTGAAAAACGCTATAAGGCGAATCAATCAATCGCGATTCACGAGTTTCTCTACCCACTCGTCCAAGGCTACGACTCTGTCGCGCTTGAAGCAGATGTTGAGCTTGGCGGCACCGATCAGAAATTTAACCTGCTGATGGGCCGGGAAATTCAAAAGCACTTCGGGCAAGAGCCTCAGGTTGTGATTACCATGCCGTTACTCGAAGGGTTGGACGGCGTACAGAAGATGTCCAAGTCGTTGGGTAACTATGTAGGTGTCGATGAAGCGCCTGGCTCTATGTTCAATAAATTAGTATCGATGCCCGATAGCTTAATGTGGCGCTACTTTGAACTGCTTTCTTTGAAATCCAACGAAGAGATTGAGACACTCAAGCAAGGCGTAGAACAAGGGGCTAACCCGCGTGACGTGAAAATGGAGCTAGCCCGTGAGCTTATCGCTCGTTATCACGGAGAGGAAGCGGCCGCTAATGCGCACAAGTCAGCGGGTAATCAGTTAGCGGAAGGCGAGTTGCCGGAAGACCTGCCTGAAGTAGAGGTGGATTTTGAAGGCAATGAGCAGGCGCCTATCGCGGCAGTACTCAATCGCTCTGGCCTTACCAAGAACAGTGCCCAAGCTAAAGATATGTTGAAAAACGGTAGTGTGAAAGTAGATGGGGATGTTGTTGCCCAAGACACGATGCTGGCGACGGGTAGCGCCTACGTTATCCAGGCAGGTAAGAAACGTTATGCTCGTGTGACGCTTACCTAA
- a CDS encoding Tim44 domain-containing protein, whose product MLRQFFVMLLVSVMGFSAAVEYAEARRLGGGSNMGSVSRSADQPASTPTQQQAQGTQQQGQAAAAARRGGMGGMIGGLLAGGLLAALFFGGAFDELRLMDLLLMAGIIALVVFALRAFMRQRRPAPATAAGYQREQQTAAAPSNFSATPGSLASGLQSTPAWFDKERFLGGAKEHFMTLQRAWDNNDLNQIQEYVTPELYNLLRQERAEQPANNRTEVIKLFAELGDISEYDSHAEATVIFHGILEENGEQTEFNETWHLTRTMRDQAPWYLQGIEQNPEA is encoded by the coding sequence ATGTTACGGCAATTTTTTGTCATGCTACTGGTTAGCGTTATGGGCTTTAGCGCAGCCGTCGAGTACGCTGAAGCGCGTCGCTTGGGCGGCGGTAGTAATATGGGTAGCGTATCACGCTCTGCAGATCAGCCCGCTAGCACTCCTACGCAACAACAAGCGCAGGGCACTCAACAGCAAGGCCAAGCAGCTGCCGCCGCACGACGTGGTGGAATGGGAGGTATGATAGGTGGCCTGTTAGCAGGTGGCTTATTGGCTGCGCTCTTCTTCGGCGGCGCCTTTGACGAGCTACGCCTTATGGATTTGCTGCTAATGGCTGGCATTATTGCTTTGGTGGTCTTTGCTTTACGCGCTTTTATGAGGCAGCGTCGGCCAGCCCCGGCAACAGCAGCAGGCTATCAGCGGGAACAACAAACAGCAGCAGCTCCATCTAACTTCTCAGCTACGCCTGGCAGCCTAGCCAGTGGCCTGCAAAGCACGCCTGCTTGGTTTGATAAAGAACGGTTCCTAGGCGGCGCAAAAGAGCACTTTATGACACTACAGCGTGCCTGGGACAATAATGATCTGAACCAAATCCAAGAATATGTAACGCCAGAGTTATACAACCTGCTACGTCAAGAACGCGCCGAGCAGCCTGCTAATAACCGCACTGAGGTTATTAAGCTGTTTGCAGAACTAGGCGACATTAGCGAATACGACAGTCATGCAGAAGCGACTGTTATTTTCCACGGTATTTTAGAAGAGAACGGCGAACAGACTGAGTTTAATGAAACATGGCATCTCACGCGCACTATGCGTGATCAGGCACCATGGTACCTTCAAGGCATTGAGCAAAATCCTGAAGCCTAA
- a CDS encoding isochorismatase family protein, with the protein MRLHHDRSLLLIVDFQAGLLPVIEGGTAAIEEASWLAGIANALHIPVWLTEQYPEKLGGTSARLLDELGEHKIWQKHHFSVMEEPPFAQALEALSPKQVVICGTEAHICVLQSALGLLEAGYQVFWLSEATASRRKEEARLARERACANGAVAVSADMVAYEWLYQCDTPLFKEVHQRFLKPRSARPVTFF; encoded by the coding sequence GTGCGCCTACATCATGATCGAAGTCTGCTGTTAATCGTCGACTTTCAAGCGGGTCTGTTACCTGTCATTGAGGGCGGCACAGCCGCAATAGAAGAGGCGTCGTGGTTGGCGGGTATTGCCAATGCGTTGCATATCCCTGTTTGGCTAACCGAGCAGTACCCTGAAAAACTTGGCGGTACATCAGCCAGGCTATTAGACGAGCTGGGGGAGCACAAAATATGGCAAAAGCATCACTTTAGTGTGATGGAGGAGCCACCCTTTGCTCAGGCGTTAGAAGCACTCTCACCGAAGCAGGTGGTCATTTGTGGGACAGAGGCACATATCTGCGTGCTGCAGAGTGCGCTTGGTTTACTAGAAGCGGGCTATCAGGTGTTTTGGCTAAGTGAGGCGACGGCGAGCCGTCGTAAGGAGGAGGCACGCCTTGCCCGAGAGCGTGCCTGTGCCAATGGTGCAGTGGCTGTCAGTGCTGATATGGTGGCTTATGAGTGGCTTTATCAGTGCGATACGCCACTATTTAAAGAGGTTCATCAACGCTTTCTCAAACCGCGATCAGCGCGCCCTGTGACATTCTTCTAA
- the yaaA gene encoding peroxide stress protein YaaA has translation MLSVISPAKTLDFETPSTTEKVTQPDFLEHSKPLIDILRGYSPQQLSDLMGISDKLAGLNAARFADWQPPFTLDNAKPAVQAFQGDVYTGLKANTFSDDDNRFAQKHLRILSGLYGLLRPLDLIQAYRLEMGTKLPNDAGNDLYAHWKPTLTHALNNAIEESGSNVLVNLASNEYFKAIDTKKLSARVITPVFKDEKNGSFKIISFYAKKARGLMSAWIIQQRINDPDQLTAFDVAGYRFDPAASQGDTLVFTRRESDR, from the coding sequence ATGCTGAGCGTTATTTCCCCCGCCAAAACGCTGGACTTTGAAACCCCCTCAACCACAGAAAAAGTCACCCAACCTGACTTCCTTGAGCACAGTAAGCCGTTGATTGATATTCTGCGCGGCTACTCTCCTCAACAGCTTAGCGACTTAATGGGCATTAGCGATAAACTGGCAGGCTTAAATGCTGCACGCTTTGCCGACTGGCAGCCACCATTCACGTTGGATAACGCCAAACCAGCGGTTCAGGCGTTTCAAGGAGATGTGTACACAGGACTAAAAGCCAACACCTTTAGTGATGACGATAATCGATTTGCCCAGAAGCACCTGCGCATTCTATCAGGGCTATACGGCTTATTACGCCCGCTAGACTTAATCCAAGCCTATAGGCTGGAGATGGGCACCAAACTACCCAACGACGCTGGTAACGACCTTTATGCGCACTGGAAACCAACGTTAACGCACGCGCTTAATAACGCCATTGAGGAAAGTGGCTCAAACGTATTGGTGAATCTGGCGTCCAACGAGTACTTTAAGGCGATCGATACGAAGAAATTAAGCGCACGCGTCATTACACCCGTCTTCAAAGACGAGAAAAACGGCTCCTTCAAAATCATCAGCTTTTACGCCAAAAAGGCGCGCGGCTTGATGAGTGCATGGATTATTCAACAGCGCATAAACGATCCTGACCAGCTCACTGCCTTTGATGTAGCTGGGTATCGGTTTGATCCAGCGGCCTCTCAAGGCGACACGCTAGTTTTCACTCGGCGAGAAAGCGACCGCTGA